The Akkermansia muciniphila genome contains a region encoding:
- a CDS encoding manganese efflux pump, whose product MSMPLADLLFLAFALSVDAFVVAFSYGLLIKQKRLVNGIKLSVSTGAGQFLMPVLGFLLTGSVHQYIAAWDHWLGFAVFTFLGVNVIREGWNHRNEEEHMPQVTSLTLPTLLAVGIATSIDALVAGISIYLSSAQCGPAPTLHAVLLPAAVIGLTTFLCTAAGFFLTRRLHRFPTFHLEAGAGLILIGLGVKMLCDHLC is encoded by the coding sequence ATGAGCATGCCGCTTGCCGACTTGTTATTCCTGGCCTTCGCCCTGTCCGTAGACGCCTTTGTCGTGGCGTTCTCCTACGGCTTGCTCATCAAGCAAAAACGCTTGGTCAACGGCATCAAGCTTTCCGTGTCCACCGGGGCGGGACAATTCCTGATGCCCGTGCTGGGCTTCCTGCTCACGGGGTCCGTCCACCAGTACATTGCCGCCTGGGACCACTGGCTCGGCTTTGCCGTGTTCACGTTTCTGGGAGTCAACGTCATCCGGGAAGGCTGGAACCACCGCAATGAGGAGGAACACATGCCCCAAGTCACCAGCCTGACGCTGCCCACCCTCCTGGCCGTGGGGATTGCCACCAGCATAGACGCCCTGGTGGCGGGCATCAGCATCTACCTTTCTTCCGCCCAGTGCGGACCCGCCCCCACTCTCCACGCCGTGCTCCTCCCCGCCGCCGTCATCGGCCTCACCACCTTCCTGTGCACGGCGGCAGGCTTCTTCCTGACCCGGCGGCTGCACCGCTTCCCCACGTTCCACCTGGAAGCCGGAGCCGGGCTCATCCTCATCGGCCTGGGCGTTAAAATGCTCTGCGACCACCTGTGCTGA